The stretch of DNA GCCGGATCGGGGTGATCGGCTCCCAGGGCTTGTACTGGAGGCGCGGCAGCGGGAGGTCGGCCAGGTCCATGAGGTCGGCGAGTTCGAGGAGGCCGTCGGAGACGTAGACGTCTTCCTCTTCTAGTTCGAGCTCGCGCACGAGGAGGGTCCGCACCGTGGCGGGCATCGCCGCCTCGACTTCGAGCCGGACGACGTCGGCGAAGCGGCGCTCGCGGACCTCGTCGGAGATCATCGCCAGCAGGTCGTCAGCCTCCTCCTCGTTGCGGCGCACGTCGGCGTTGCGCGTGATCCGAAAGGCGCTCACCGCGACCACCTCCATCCCCCGGAACAGCTCGCCGACGTTGGCGCGGATGATCTGCTCGACGGGGACGAAGTGGTGGGTCTCGCCGGGGATCGTGATCCAGCGGCCCCGCGAGATGGGGACCTTGAGCCGGGCGAAGTGCTCGGTCCCGCGCGTCGGGTGGCGGAGCATCACCGCCAGCGAGAGCGAGAGGTTCGAGATGAACGGGAACGGGTGGCCGGGGTCGACCGCGAGCGGGGTGAGGATCGGGAAGATGTGGGTGTGGAAGTAGGCGTCGAGCGCGGCCTGCTGCTCGGCCGAGGTGTCGTCGTAGTCGCGCACCACGATCCCGGCCTCTTCGAGCGACGGGCGGAGGCCCTCCTCCCAGACCTGGATGATGGTCTCGTACATCGGCCCGAGCGCCGCCTGCACGAGGTCGAGCTGCTCGGCCGGGGTCCGGCCGTCGGGCGAGAGCGAGCGGACGCCGGCGGCCTCCTGCCGCTTCAGCCCGCCGACGCGCTTGCGGAAGAACTCGTCGAGGTTGTTGGCCGTGATGGCGAGGAAGCGAAGCTGCTCCAGCTTCGGCGTTCGCGCGTCGAGGGCCTGGGCGAGCACGCGGGCGTTGAAGTCGAGCCAGCTCAGCTCGCGGTTGAAGTAGAGTTCCGGCTGCGTGAGGTCGGCGTCCTCGGCCACGGGCTGCGGCTCGACGGCGCGGGGCACGGCGAAGTCCCACGCCGGCACGGCCGGCTCGACGCGCACGCCCGGCACCGCCACCTCCGAGGTCGGCCCGGCGGCCCCGTCGCCGCTCGGGGCCTCCGCTGCCGGGTCGGCGTCGGTCGTCAGCGGGGCGGCTTCCTGCGCGGGTTCAGGGGTCTTGGACATAACGGCGGGCCTCGTCGGGTGGGAGCGGCAACATACGACACGGTGGGACGGGGGGGCGCCTGCGGCGCGGAATGGGAGGAATGGGAGGAATGGGAAGTTCGGCGTGGAGAGCAGGGAGGGAATGAAGGGATGAACAGGAGCACAGAGGGTGGAGCCTGGACCGCTATCCTCGACCCTCCATCTTCCATCCTCCCGCTTAGCGCGCGTTGGCGCGGAGCGCGAGGGTCTCGTTAACTTTCTCGGCTTTTCTTTCCACCCCTCCCACCCCTCCCACCCCTCCCACCCCTCCCACCCCTCCCACTCACCCTACGCCGACGCCTCGCTGCCCCACTCCAGGAACTCGCGCCGCTCGATCTGCCCTTTGAGCTGCTGGAGCTGTTGCATCTCCCGCTGCAAGTCAGTCAGGTCCTCCCCGGCCTGCTCGGCGGCGTAGGTCTTGCGGACGACGAGGTCGATAGCCTCGCCGACGCGGTCGAGCTTGAGGAGCGTCATCGCGCTCGCGGCCGACTCGTAGGGTTCGCCGTTGAGTTCGGGCACGCCGACCCCGGCCAGCTTCTGCCAGTTCTGCGAGACCGCGTGCCGGTCCACGAGCACGCCGGCGGCGATCTGCTGCACCGCCGGCCCGAACGCGCCGCCAACGAACGCCTCGCGGTCGATGGGGCCGGCCTCGTACTGCTTCAGGAGGTGCTGGACGAGGTCGCGCACCGGTCCTTCGGAGAACTCGTCGAGCCCCATGCGGCCGAGGACGTGCTCGACCATCGGGCGGCCGTGCTCCAGCATCAGCCGGACGAGCGCGCCCTCCTCGGGCCGCATCTCGAAAAAGACCGGCGTCGGCCCGTCGTCCTCCGGCAGCGGCGGCTCGGGGCGAGGCACCGAGCGCGGCGTGCTCGCCCCGCTCTTGACGAGGTCGCGGAACTGCATCCGCAGGTGGATGTCCGGCACGCCGAGCTGCTCGGCCGCGACGCGGATGTAGCCGTCCTGCGCCACCGTGTCGGGAATCTGGGCGACCGAGTCGAGGACCGAGCGCGC from Bacteroidota bacterium encodes:
- the ppk1 gene encoding polyphosphate kinase 1, translating into MSKTPEPAQEAAPLTTDADPAAEAPSGDGAAGPTSEVAVPGVRVEPAVPAWDFAVPRAVEPQPVAEDADLTQPELYFNRELSWLDFNARVLAQALDARTPKLEQLRFLAITANNLDEFFRKRVGGLKRQEAAGVRSLSPDGRTPAEQLDLVQAALGPMYETIIQVWEEGLRPSLEEAGIVVRDYDDTSAEQQAALDAYFHTHIFPILTPLAVDPGHPFPFISNLSLSLAVMLRHPTRGTEHFARLKVPISRGRWITIPGETHHFVPVEQIIRANVGELFRGMEVVAVSAFRITRNADVRRNEEEADDLLAMISDEVRERRFADVVRLEVEAAMPATVRTLLVRELELEEEDVYVSDGLLELADLMDLADLPLPRLQYKPWEPITPIRLRHEGESEDQATMFASIRKGDLLVHHPYESFAASTLRFIEEAASDPAVLAIKLTLYRTSRDSPVVAALRRAAEEGKQVAVLIELKARFDEERNIEMAQLLEKAGVHVTYGLVGLKTHAKTTLVVREEAGGLRTYSHISTGNYNPTTARFYTDLGLLTASPAVGSDLVNLFHYLTGYAPEQSYQKLLVAPRRMRPAFIEMIHAETEHQQANGNGRIICKMNALDDPVMIRELYAASQAGVKIDLIVRGHSRLRPGLPGFSENIRVLSVVGRFLEHSRIYYFGNNGAPRYFLSSADWQRRNLEDRVEVAVPIEDPEVQGRLKRTLKFCLRDNRLAWDLGADGLYTQRTPGEDTVRAFHDVLMDRALQRAVEEDPPWDL